The following proteins come from a genomic window of Ilumatobacter coccineus YM16-304:
- a CDS encoding sigma-70 family RNA polymerase sigma factor, with translation MAESELPAPSSASSSSSAAPATSADASAFDTVALTFDGFFADHYERIARALAVSLGDDHLGRDAASEGFAKALQRWNRVQQYANPAGWIYRVGLNWARSRRRKSRREVARPASVLDGAVTEFGDHEPGLAPALARLSVDHRAVVVARYYLDWSEAQIATALDIKPGTVKSRLSRAIDELATSLGSDSHR, from the coding sequence GTGGCCGAGTCCGAGCTTCCCGCACCGTCGTCAGCATCGTCATCGTCGTCGGCCGCGCCGGCAACGAGCGCCGACGCCTCAGCGTTCGACACGGTTGCGCTCACGTTCGACGGGTTCTTCGCCGACCACTACGAACGCATCGCCCGTGCGCTCGCCGTGTCGCTCGGCGACGACCACTTGGGTCGCGATGCCGCGTCGGAGGGTTTCGCCAAAGCGTTGCAGCGGTGGAATCGTGTGCAGCAGTACGCCAACCCCGCCGGCTGGATCTACCGCGTCGGCCTCAACTGGGCTCGTTCCCGTCGCCGCAAGTCACGACGCGAAGTCGCCCGTCCGGCATCGGTGCTCGACGGCGCGGTCACCGAGTTCGGCGATCACGAACCCGGCCTCGCACCGGCACTCGCCCGACTCTCGGTCGACCATCGCGCCGTCGTGGTCGCCCGCTACTACCTCGACTGGTCGGAAGCACAGATCGCCACCGCCCTCGACATCAAACCCGGCACGGTCAAGAGTCGGCTGAGCCGAGCGATCGACGAACTCGCCACGTCGCTCGGCAGCGACTCGCACCGCTGA
- a CDS encoding Hsp20/alpha crystallin family protein gives MLVMNSPFRELDSLFDQLSGRATASSGNPIPMDAYRRDSDIWVHLDLPGVAADSLDVSVERNVLTVTGERNWQRNDDDQLYLAERRRGTFRRQVTLGDGLDADAIEADYTDGVLTLRIPVAEQAQPKKISINSASPKASAIEASST, from the coding sequence ATGCTTGTCATGAACAGCCCATTCCGTGAGCTCGATTCGCTCTTCGACCAGTTGTCCGGGCGTGCAACCGCCAGCTCTGGCAACCCGATCCCGATGGACGCCTACCGGCGTGATTCCGACATCTGGGTCCACCTCGACCTCCCCGGCGTCGCCGCCGACAGCCTCGACGTCTCGGTCGAGCGCAACGTGTTGACCGTCACCGGCGAACGCAACTGGCAGCGCAACGACGACGACCAGCTGTACTTGGCCGAGCGTCGCCGCGGCACGTTCCGACGCCAGGTCACCCTCGGCGACGGACTCGACGCCGATGCGATCGAAGCCGACTACACCGACGGCGTCCTCACGCTTCGGATCCCGGTCGCCGAACAGGCCCAGCCGAAAAAGATCAGCATCAACAGCGCCTCCCCCAAGGCGTCTGCGATCGAAGCGAGCTCCACCTGA
- a CDS encoding ArsI/CadI family heavy metal resistance metalloenzyme, with protein MRLQLALNVSDIDEAIDFYSKMFDASPYKTKPGYANFAIENPPLKLVLFETADGADVADGAFMHLNHLGVETETADEVVAAEARISSAGIETTGVEDAVCCFADKTETWMESPEGARWEWYVKTGDNDQLEHEAVATSCC; from the coding sequence ATGCGCCTACAACTCGCCCTCAACGTCAGCGACATCGACGAAGCGATCGACTTCTACTCGAAGATGTTCGACGCCTCGCCATACAAGACCAAGCCCGGCTACGCGAACTTCGCCATCGAGAACCCGCCGTTGAAGCTGGTGCTGTTCGAGACGGCCGACGGAGCCGACGTCGCCGACGGTGCGTTCATGCACCTCAACCACCTCGGCGTCGAGACCGAGACCGCCGACGAAGTCGTGGCCGCGGAAGCACGCATCTCGAGCGCCGGCATCGAGACCACCGGCGTCGAAGATGCCGTGTGCTGCTTCGCCGACAAGACCGAGACCTGGATGGAGTCGCCCGAGGGCGCTCGCTGGGAGTGGTACGTGAAGACGGGCGACAACGACCAACTCGAACACGAAGCCGTCGCCACCTCCTGCTGCTGA
- a CDS encoding ABC transporter ATP-binding protein: MIEVRNITKRFGDVTAVSDLSFDVHDGRVTGFLGPNGSGKSTTMRCMLGLDQPQSGEARFAGKLYTELTNPLHEVGVLLDAGYVHPARSGRDHLRWMATSNGIGIERVDEVIDTVGLSDAAGRPVKGFSLGMRQRLGLAGVLLGDPHTIILDEPANGLDPEGIRWIRDVLRHLASEGRAVLVSSHLLSEMALIANELVVIGQGRLVEQGPVDQFVERHSDAWVQVRSPQLAQLVDLVQADGARARPVDPAAPAAGAALTNISIEQVGALAAANGVVLHELVVRRDSLEDAFLRATAGVQEYRSGVPEVQSMPPAAPPTAPPSGMPTPGGPPPGMPPGPPQTGSFDGGVS, encoded by the coding sequence GTGATCGAGGTCAGAAACATCACCAAACGGTTCGGCGACGTCACGGCGGTGAGCGACCTGAGCTTCGACGTCCACGACGGTCGCGTCACCGGCTTCCTCGGTCCGAACGGTTCCGGCAAGAGCACCACCATGCGCTGCATGCTCGGGCTCGACCAGCCCCAGTCGGGTGAAGCCCGCTTCGCCGGCAAGCTCTACACCGAGCTCACCAACCCGCTGCACGAGGTCGGCGTGCTGCTCGACGCCGGCTACGTCCATCCGGCGCGCAGCGGCCGTGATCACCTGCGGTGGATGGCGACGTCCAACGGGATCGGCATCGAGCGCGTCGACGAGGTGATCGACACGGTCGGTCTGTCCGACGCCGCCGGTCGACCGGTCAAAGGGTTCTCGCTCGGCATGCGCCAGCGCCTCGGCCTCGCGGGGGTACTCCTCGGCGACCCGCACACGATCATCCTGGACGAGCCCGCCAACGGACTCGACCCGGAGGGCATCCGCTGGATCCGTGATGTGCTGCGGCACCTCGCGTCCGAAGGGCGCGCCGTGCTCGTGAGCAGCCACCTCCTCTCCGAGATGGCGCTCATCGCCAATGAACTCGTCGTCATCGGGCAGGGTCGCCTCGTCGAACAGGGTCCGGTCGACCAGTTCGTCGAGCGCCACTCCGACGCCTGGGTGCAGGTGCGGAGTCCGCAACTCGCGCAGCTCGTCGACCTCGTCCAGGCCGATGGCGCTCGCGCCCGGCCCGTCGACCCGGCGGCCCCTGCTGCGGGTGCCGCGCTCACCAACATCTCGATCGAGCAGGTCGGCGCACTCGCCGCGGCGAACGGGGTGGTGCTGCACGAACTCGTCGTGCGTCGCGACTCGCTCGAAGACGCGTTCCTGCGAGCGACGGCCGGCGTTCAGGAGTACCGGTCGGGTGTGCCCGAGGTCCAGTCGATGCCGCCCGCCGCGCCGCCGACCGCCCCGCCGTCGGGGATGCCGACACCCGGCGGACCGCCACCGGGGATGCCGCCCGGTCCGCCGCAGACCGGATCGTTCGACGGAGGCGTGTCGTGA
- a CDS encoding ABC transporter permease subunit translates to MNNLLRSEWIKLRTVPLHIILWCIAGGFVFVITVLVGVLTGSPRFFSAADLANLVGGTSIVAGLLVSVVSALAITSEFAHGTIRPTLAATPDRTKVWGAKAILLLVTGVLIGVIVVWASYLVGMVILNMRDGDIGISGDDGSLAVLVGTPFLFGILAMFGYGLGLLLRNSPAAVSIAILWPLLIETVLGGVLSIAGVDDPVRYLPYQSAFALAVAEPDDLVNGRVGGGLFFAVVVAVLVAVAVVINNRRDV, encoded by the coding sequence GTGAACAACCTGCTGCGTTCCGAGTGGATCAAGCTCCGCACCGTGCCGCTCCACATCATCCTGTGGTGCATCGCGGGCGGCTTCGTCTTCGTCATCACCGTCCTGGTCGGGGTCTTGACCGGGTCGCCGCGCTTCTTCAGCGCCGCCGACCTCGCCAACCTCGTGGGCGGCACGTCGATCGTCGCCGGGCTGCTCGTGAGCGTCGTGTCGGCGCTCGCCATCACGTCGGAGTTCGCGCACGGCACCATTCGACCGACGCTGGCGGCCACGCCCGACCGGACGAAGGTGTGGGGCGCCAAGGCCATCCTGCTGCTCGTCACCGGCGTCCTGATCGGTGTGATCGTCGTCTGGGCCTCGTACCTCGTCGGCATGGTCATCCTCAACATGCGCGACGGCGACATCGGCATCTCGGGTGACGACGGCAGCCTCGCCGTGCTGGTCGGTACCCCGTTCCTGTTCGGCATCCTGGCGATGTTCGGCTACGGGCTCGGTCTGCTGCTGCGCAACTCGCCGGCCGCCGTGTCGATCGCGATCCTGTGGCCGCTGCTGATCGAGACGGTGCTCGGCGGTGTGCTGAGCATCGCCGGCGTCGACGACCCGGTTCGCTACCTGCCGTACCAGTCGGCGTTCGCCCTCGCCGTCGCCGAACCCGACGACCTGGTCAACGGGCGCGTGGGCGGAGGGTTGTTCTTCGCTGTGGTGGTGGCGGTGCTCGTCGCCGTGGCGGTGGTGATCAACAACCGCCGCGACGTCTGA
- a CDS encoding Crp/Fnr family transcriptional regulator: MTSVMAHEEILARTDFFADADPDALRAVSAAGHERHLIRGDVLFNEGDPPAALYLVLRGRLAIAIANPIDRRESVVALMEPDDLFGEMGMLDDGPRSAMARALEPTTVLEIPFEPVLSMFDQYPKLLWNVTRLLAQRIRVTDEALADSVFLDVTGRTAKRLLELADGADQFTLPVTQEELAGMVGASRERVNKAIASFIRLGWLEQQDRTYKITQRDRLELRAR; encoded by the coding sequence GTGACGAGCGTCATGGCCCATGAAGAGATCCTCGCCCGAACCGACTTCTTCGCCGATGCCGATCCTGATGCACTCAGGGCCGTATCGGCTGCAGGTCATGAACGACACCTGATTCGAGGTGACGTCCTCTTCAACGAGGGCGACCCACCGGCGGCGCTGTACCTCGTGCTGCGGGGTCGTCTGGCCATCGCCATCGCCAACCCGATCGACCGGCGCGAGAGCGTCGTCGCCCTCATGGAACCCGACGACCTGTTCGGCGAGATGGGCATGCTCGACGACGGACCGCGCTCGGCGATGGCCCGTGCGCTCGAACCGACGACGGTGCTCGAGATCCCGTTCGAGCCGGTGCTCTCGATGTTCGACCAGTACCCGAAGCTGCTCTGGAACGTCACCCGGCTGCTCGCGCAGCGCATCCGCGTCACCGACGAAGCACTCGCCGACTCGGTGTTCCTCGACGTCACCGGCCGCACGGCGAAGCGTCTGCTCGAACTCGCCGACGGCGCCGATCAGTTCACGCTGCCGGTCACGCAGGAAGAACTCGCCGGCATGGTCGGCGCGTCACGCGAGCGCGTCAACAAGGCGATCGCCAGCTTCATCCGACTCGGATGGCTCGAGCAGCAGGACCGCACCTACAAGATCACCCAGCGCGACCGCCTCGAACTCCGCGCCCGCTGA
- a CDS encoding IspD/TarI family cytidylyltransferase, which produces MPRAKTKVWTIIVGGGSGQRFGRPKQYEKLDDLRVIDHARRTADAASDGVVLVVPADDVAREGGVAGGATRSESVRAGLAALPADVDVVCVHDAARPLASLELFERVIDAVLAGADAAVPGVPLADTIKVIDAAGLAPGDIEGARGVVVDTPDRSTLVAVQTPQAFRADRLQAAHASGGEATDDAALIESVGGRVVVVDGEATNRKITTPDDLDWTRDQLGRRSS; this is translated from the coding sequence GTGCCGCGTGCCAAGACCAAAGTGTGGACGATCATCGTCGGTGGAGGCAGTGGTCAACGCTTCGGACGACCGAAGCAGTACGAGAAACTCGACGATCTGCGCGTGATCGATCACGCACGGCGAACGGCCGACGCCGCGAGCGACGGCGTGGTGCTCGTCGTGCCGGCCGACGACGTCGCGCGTGAAGGTGGCGTGGCCGGTGGCGCCACGCGCAGCGAATCGGTCAGGGCCGGGCTGGCAGCGCTTCCGGCCGATGTCGACGTGGTGTGTGTGCACGACGCGGCCCGTCCGCTCGCGTCGCTCGAACTGTTCGAGCGCGTGATCGACGCCGTGCTCGCCGGAGCCGACGCGGCGGTGCCGGGTGTGCCGCTGGCCGACACGATCAAGGTGATCGACGCCGCGGGTCTGGCGCCCGGTGACATCGAGGGCGCACGTGGTGTCGTCGTCGACACGCCCGATCGGAGCACACTGGTGGCCGTGCAGACGCCGCAAGCATTCCGTGCCGATCGACTCCAGGCGGCGCACGCCTCGGGAGGCGAAGCGACCGACGACGCCGCGCTGATCGAGTCGGTCGGTGGGCGTGTCGTGGTCGTCGACGGAGAGGCGACCAACCGCAAGATCACCACGCCCGACGATCTCGACTGGACTCGTGATCAGCTCGGTCGGAGGTCGTCGTGA
- the ispF gene encoding 2-C-methyl-D-erythritol 2,4-cyclodiphosphate synthase — protein sequence MSFSANDLRVGQGFDIHRFSDDPSRVLVLAGSVFDGERGLVGHSDADVISHACADALLGAVGLGDIGMHFPDTDPEWSGADSIRLLEHVVGLITADGWDVANIDCAVVCERPKLAPRRNEMQQRLTDVVGAPVTIKGNRAEQLGAIGRTEGIACFATALLVRSAPDTAVSNETDDDE from the coding sequence GTGAGTTTCTCGGCGAACGATCTCCGGGTCGGGCAGGGTTTCGACATCCATCGATTCAGCGACGACCCGAGCCGCGTGCTGGTGTTGGCTGGATCGGTGTTCGACGGTGAACGGGGCCTCGTGGGGCACAGCGACGCCGACGTGATCTCGCACGCCTGCGCCGATGCGCTGCTCGGCGCTGTCGGTCTCGGCGACATCGGCATGCACTTCCCCGACACCGACCCCGAGTGGTCAGGAGCCGATTCGATCCGTCTGCTCGAGCACGTCGTGGGTCTGATCACCGCCGACGGGTGGGACGTGGCCAACATCGACTGCGCCGTGGTGTGTGAGCGTCCGAAGTTGGCGCCGCGCCGTAACGAGATGCAACAGCGATTGACTGACGTGGTCGGTGCTCCCGTGACGATCAAAGGCAATCGTGCCGAGCAACTGGGTGCCATCGGCCGCACAGAGGGCATCGCGTGTTTCGCCACCGCGCTGCTCGTGCGCAGCGCGCCGGACACGGCGGTCTCGAACGAAACGGATGACGACGAATGA
- the rlmB gene encoding 23S rRNA (guanosine(2251)-2'-O)-methyltransferase RlmB, with protein sequence MNKPGGRGASGRGGGRPRPGSKPGGSKRGGSKSGGPNRGPRDSRGPSSGGGNKVGGPKSLGGRQIEGRQATRELLMGERRKVHEIWISAELEGDSGVEDIVMIAGAQRVPVAYVAKAKVEREARTDAPQGVIAFAADIPEAKLGDLMRHGRDGAPPFLVAVDGVTDPGNLGAIIRSCDGAGVSGLLVPRHRAVHVTPTVAKASAGAVEHMPIALIPGLPATLKQLKEHGIWIVGLDDGADHDLFELTDLAREPICLVLGAEGAGLSRLVRERCDSIVSIPMLGGVSSLNVSAAAALSTYQITRVRRSES encoded by the coding sequence ATGAACAAGCCAGGTGGACGTGGAGCGAGCGGTCGAGGTGGCGGTCGGCCGCGCCCCGGCTCGAAGCCGGGCGGATCGAAGCGAGGCGGTTCCAAGTCGGGCGGCCCGAACCGTGGCCCTCGTGATTCCCGCGGCCCGTCGAGCGGCGGCGGCAACAAGGTGGGCGGACCCAAGTCGTTGGGCGGCCGACAGATCGAAGGCCGCCAGGCGACCCGCGAACTCCTGATGGGGGAGCGCCGCAAGGTCCACGAGATCTGGATCAGCGCCGAACTCGAAGGCGACAGCGGCGTCGAAGACATCGTGATGATCGCCGGCGCGCAGCGCGTCCCCGTGGCGTACGTCGCGAAGGCGAAGGTCGAGCGCGAAGCGCGCACCGATGCGCCGCAGGGCGTCATCGCGTTCGCCGCCGACATCCCGGAAGCGAAACTCGGCGACCTGATGCGCCACGGTCGTGACGGTGCTCCGCCGTTCCTCGTCGCCGTCGACGGCGTGACCGACCCGGGCAACCTCGGAGCCATCATCCGCAGTTGCGACGGTGCCGGCGTGTCGGGGCTGCTCGTCCCGCGTCACCGCGCCGTGCACGTCACGCCCACGGTGGCCAAGGCGTCGGCTGGAGCGGTCGAGCACATGCCTATCGCGCTCATCCCCGGTCTCCCGGCCACGCTCAAGCAGCTGAAGGAGCACGGCATCTGGATCGTCGGGCTCGACGACGGTGCCGATCACGACCTGTTCGAACTCACCGATCTCGCTCGCGAGCCGATCTGTCTCGTGCTCGGTGCCGAGGGTGCCGGACTGTCGCGTCTCGTTCGCGAGCGCTGCGACTCGATCGTGTCGATTCCGATGCTCGGCGGGGTCAGTTCCCTGAATGTTTCGGCCGCTGCGGCACTTTCGACCTACCAAATCACCCGGGTCCGGCGTAGCGAGTCGTAA
- a CDS encoding sortase domain-containing protein, with translation MADQSADGRGALTTPLGRRTFIAGATGAVAGAALLPRTSAAATPDFSSFQVVTPTRLVDTRPQMGDFGYTRVDSKVIRVQVTGRDITGSDDPVPADASAAVFTLVGINRSAAGNYLSAYPTGTAWPGTANLNMSGNGDVSPNLVTVKLGTGGAVDVLSNQNSDIVLDLVGVYVPTGGDPVRAGRYKLLPTPKRALDTRNTSKPGADAVVRVDLSSLRDQGIIDADAQAVSANITATQANRGFIAAYPFGTENPGTSTLNVAQDATRGIGTMVKLGVENGRLGFNLYLQSGAHVIVDVAGFMTGESASRSTTGQFVPIEPARLLDTRRGDGGKKRLWPKWTRAFTLPAEYASQASAIAMNLAVTRTMGRGYFTLLGAQMRREEVSNLNVTGPNQTLSNHAITAVSTKGVECYSSAGGDVICDVVGWYKATSAGPSQPDLDFPPADPDPPAAPTPYYINVPRLNLGRNVLSGESEPVVDTGHFWHWTGTGLVGQGHAIATFAHRTEAQGPLRQIHTMVPGDQVALFTGDQRKYTYEYFDRVVTSKDPDEILASTQFRNNEETLAIVACTVGFDASKSAYPDKWAPTSLEWRIIVRLRYVRWEDVIPTT, from the coding sequence ATGGCTGACCAATCCGCCGACGGCCGTGGGGCGTTGACGACCCCGCTCGGACGCCGCACGTTCATCGCCGGAGCGACGGGTGCCGTTGCTGGCGCTGCACTGCTGCCGCGTACCTCCGCTGCTGCGACCCCCGACTTCAGTTCGTTCCAGGTGGTCACCCCCACACGTCTGGTCGACACCCGTCCGCAGATGGGCGACTTCGGCTACACCCGCGTCGACAGCAAGGTCATCCGCGTGCAGGTGACGGGGCGTGACATCACCGGGTCTGATGATCCGGTGCCCGCCGACGCGTCGGCGGCCGTGTTCACGCTGGTCGGCATCAACCGGTCGGCGGCGGGCAACTACCTCTCGGCATATCCGACGGGCACGGCGTGGCCCGGCACGGCCAACCTCAACATGAGCGGCAACGGCGACGTGTCGCCGAACCTCGTCACGGTCAAGCTCGGCACCGGCGGTGCCGTCGACGTGCTGTCGAACCAGAACAGCGACATCGTGCTCGACCTCGTCGGGGTGTACGTGCCGACCGGCGGCGATCCGGTTCGTGCCGGTCGCTACAAGCTGCTGCCCACGCCGAAGCGTGCGCTCGACACGCGCAACACGTCGAAGCCAGGGGCCGACGCCGTCGTGCGTGTCGACCTGTCGTCGCTGCGCGACCAGGGCATCATCGACGCCGATGCGCAAGCCGTGTCGGCCAACATCACGGCAACGCAGGCGAACCGTGGGTTCATCGCGGCCTACCCGTTCGGTACCGAGAATCCCGGCACCTCGACGCTCAACGTCGCGCAGGACGCCACCCGCGGTATCGGCACCATGGTCAAGCTCGGTGTCGAGAACGGTCGACTCGGTTTCAACCTGTATCTGCAGTCGGGCGCGCACGTCATCGTCGACGTCGCCGGATTCATGACGGGCGAGAGCGCGTCACGTTCCACGACCGGCCAGTTCGTGCCGATCGAGCCGGCTCGCCTGCTCGACACTCGGCGTGGCGACGGTGGCAAGAAGCGACTGTGGCCGAAGTGGACGCGTGCGTTCACGCTTCCGGCTGAGTACGCGTCGCAGGCCAGCGCGATCGCGATGAACCTCGCGGTCACCCGCACCATGGGTCGCGGCTACTTCACGCTGCTCGGTGCGCAGATGCGCCGTGAGGAGGTCTCGAACCTCAACGTCACCGGACCGAATCAGACGCTGTCGAACCATGCGATCACCGCGGTGAGCACGAAGGGCGTCGAGTGCTACTCGTCGGCCGGCGGCGACGTGATCTGCGACGTGGTGGGCTGGTACAAGGCCACGTCGGCCGGTCCGAGCCAGCCCGACCTCGACTTCCCGCCTGCCGACCCCGATCCGCCGGCCGCGCCGACGCCCTATTACATCAACGTGCCGCGCCTCAACCTCGGTCGCAACGTGTTGTCGGGCGAGTCGGAGCCGGTCGTCGACACGGGGCACTTCTGGCACTGGACCGGAACCGGCCTCGTCGGTCAAGGGCACGCCATTGCGACGTTCGCACACCGGACCGAAGCACAGGGGCCGCTGCGTCAGATCCACACGATGGTGCCGGGCGACCAGGTCGCACTGTTCACCGGCGACCAGCGCAAGTACACCTACGAGTACTTCGACCGGGTGGTGACCTCGAAGGATCCCGACGAGATCCTCGCGTCCACCCAGTTCCGCAACAACGAAGAGACGTTGGCGATCGTGGCGTGCACCGTCGGTTTCGACGCGTCGAAGTCGGCGTATCCCGACAAGTGGGCGCCGACCAGCCTCGAATGGCGCATCATCGTGCGCCTTCGGTACGTCCGCTGGGAAGACGTCATCCCAACCACCTGA
- a CDS encoding DUF1810 domain-containing protein, translating into MNLTRFVEAQNLDNMYDQALAEVRNGKKVTHWMWFVFPQLEALGHSATAKFYGISGIEEARSYLDHPVLGPRLRECAGAAAAIEVGRINAAFGTIDTIKLRSSMTLFEAADPDDHSFPAVLDRHFDGIRDEATLDLLG; encoded by the coding sequence GTGAATCTCACACGTTTCGTCGAGGCTCAGAACCTCGACAACATGTACGACCAAGCGCTGGCCGAAGTTCGGAACGGCAAGAAGGTCACGCATTGGATGTGGTTCGTGTTTCCCCAGCTCGAGGCGCTGGGGCACAGCGCGACGGCCAAGTTCTACGGAATCTCCGGCATCGAGGAGGCCCGCTCGTACCTGGATCATCCTGTTCTCGGGCCGCGCCTGCGTGAGTGTGCAGGTGCAGCGGCGGCCATCGAAGTCGGACGAATCAACGCAGCATTCGGCACGATCGACACCATCAAACTCAGGTCGTCGATGACCCTGTTCGAGGCGGCTGACCCAGACGATCACTCGTTTCCGGCCGTGCTCGACCGGCACTTCGATGGGATCCGCGACGAGGCCACGCTCGATCTGCTCGGCTGA
- a CDS encoding SDR family NAD(P)-dependent oxidoreductase, protein MGLSEQFRLDGQVAVVTGGGRGIGRGIAIGLAECGADVVVVARRQADVDAVAEEIRALGRRSFGISADVMDWESIPAALDRVVDELGRLDIMVNNAGGTLDNKMYALPDISLEKFDEQLHLNMKTKWWGAQQAAARMDDGGRIINIISIAAHKPSPGFGVYSAANMGMISMTRTLAVELAPKRITVNCIAPGVIVTDMFRDTMGISDEDARARFEQLIPLGRTGEPADCAAAAAFFASPAANWITGQFIDVAGGQPT, encoded by the coding sequence ATGGGACTTTCAGAGCAGTTCAGACTCGACGGACAGGTCGCGGTCGTCACCGGCGGTGGACGCGGGATCGGGCGTGGCATCGCGATCGGGCTCGCCGAGTGCGGTGCCGACGTGGTCGTCGTCGCCCGCCGCCAGGCCGACGTCGATGCTGTCGCCGAAGAGATCCGCGCACTCGGTCGGCGGTCGTTCGGCATCTCGGCCGACGTGATGGACTGGGAGTCGATCCCGGCCGCGCTCGACCGCGTCGTCGACGAACTCGGTCGGCTCGACATCATGGTCAACAACGCCGGCGGCACGCTCGACAACAAGATGTACGCGCTGCCCGACATCTCGCTCGAGAAGTTCGACGAGCAACTCCACCTCAACATGAAGACCAAGTGGTGGGGTGCGCAGCAGGCCGCCGCTCGGATGGACGACGGTGGTCGCATCATCAACATCATCTCGATCGCGGCGCACAAGCCGTCGCCCGGCTTCGGCGTTTACTCGGCCGCCAACATGGGGATGATCTCGATGACGCGGACCCTCGCCGTCGAGCTCGCCCCCAAGCGCATCACGGTCAACTGCATCGCCCCCGGCGTGATCGTCACCGACATGTTCCGCGACACGATGGGCATCAGCGACGAAGACGCACGAGCGCGATTCGAACAGCTCATTCCGCTCGGACGCACCGGCGAACCCGCCGACTGCGCTGCCGCCGCGGCGTTCTTCGCGTCACCCGCCGCCAACTGGATCACCGGCCAGTTCATCGACGTCGCCGGCGGCCAACCGACCTGA